One Helicobacter cetorum MIT 00-7128 DNA window includes the following coding sequences:
- a CDS encoding YkgJ family cysteine cluster protein, producing the protein MESFDFSFDNKACENCGAKCCVGDSGYIFVSAQDMQKMSVFLGLEFEEFTKKYVKKVGYKYSLVEKDAKDLGLACVFLDLETKRCQIYSVRPKQCQTFPFWESVKNFSKEQKEAFCQSCPGIKCAH; encoded by the coding sequence ATGGAAAGCTTTGATTTTAGTTTTGATAATAAGGCATGTGAGAATTGTGGGGCAAAATGCTGTGTGGGGGATAGCGGATATATTTTTGTAAGTGCGCAAGATATGCAAAAAATGAGTGTCTTTTTAGGATTAGAATTTGAAGAGTTTACAAAAAAATATGTAAAAAAGGTAGGCTACAAATATTCTTTGGTAGAAAAAGATGCTAAGGATTTGGGGTTAGCATGCGTATTTTTAGATTTAGAAACCAAGAGATGTCAAATTTATAGTGTGCGTCCTAAGCAATGCCAAACTTTTCCTTTTTGGGAGAGTGTGAAAAACTTTTCCAAAGAGCAAAAAGAGGCGTTTTGTCAAAGTTGTCCGGGAATCAAGTGTGCGCATTAA
- a CDS encoding lipid A biosynthesis lauroyl acyltransferase, whose protein sequence is MTYKERLIYEKILNKEDRGLKTELRILSIFVVEFLVNSLGFILAKMPHSWFLACVKGLAKLMRTFDKRRYHDAKANLDFVFKDTKSEAEKEAIIKKGYENFAFIILETIRVIFIPKHVYDSRFTLINEENVWKSLHKEGQAITLCMHFGYWEAVGTTLAQYYEGYGRGCLGRLTKFAPINHMIMSRREAFGVQFVNKVGAMKELIKMYNKGNGLVGILVDQNISHKEGVVIKFFNEDATHTTIASILSRRYNIDIQPVFIDFNDDYSHYTATYYPSIRSSITDNAERDILECTQAQASLCEEVIRKHPESYFWFHRRFKNTHPEIYRAKK, encoded by the coding sequence ATGACTTATAAAGAGCGATTAATTTATGAAAAAATATTGAATAAAGAGGATAGAGGGTTAAAAACAGAATTACGCATTTTGAGTATTTTTGTGGTGGAATTTTTAGTTAATTCTTTAGGATTTATTTTGGCTAAAATGCCCCACTCTTGGTTTTTGGCATGTGTTAAGGGCTTGGCTAAACTTATGCGAACTTTTGATAAACGCCGTTATCATGACGCTAAGGCTAATTTGGATTTTGTCTTTAAAGACACTAAAAGTGAGGCAGAAAAAGAGGCCATCATTAAAAAGGGCTATGAAAATTTTGCTTTTATTATTTTAGAAACTATTAGAGTGATTTTTATTCCTAAACATGTATATGATTCTCGTTTTACGCTTATTAATGAAGAAAATGTGTGGAAATCTCTTCATAAAGAAGGTCAAGCAATCACTTTGTGCATGCATTTTGGGTATTGGGAAGCAGTAGGCACAACTTTAGCGCAATATTATGAGGGCTATGGGCGTGGGTGTTTAGGGCGCTTGACTAAGTTTGCACCTATAAATCATATGATTATGAGTAGGCGTGAGGCTTTTGGTGTGCAGTTTGTTAATAAGGTGGGGGCGATGAAAGAACTCATTAAAATGTATAATAAAGGCAATGGTTTAGTAGGGATTTTAGTGGATCAAAATATTTCGCATAAAGAGGGCGTTGTGATTAAATTCTTTAATGAAGACGCAACGCATACTACGATTGCCTCCATTCTATCACGCCGTTATAATATAGACATTCAGCCGGTATTCATTGATTTTAATGATGATTACTCGCATTACACAGCAACCTATTATCCTAGCATTCGCTCATCAATTACTGATAATGCTGAGCGAGACATCTTAGAATGCACGCAAGCGCAAGCGAGCTTGTGTGAAGAGGTGATTAGAAAGCACCCTGAAAGTTATTTTTGGTTTCATAGGCGTTTTAAAAACACTCACCCAGAAATTTATAGAGCTAAGAAGTAA
- a CDS encoding Ppx/GppA phosphatase family protein has translation MAKITTVIDIGSNSVRLAVFKKTSQFGFYLLFEAKSRVRISEGCYAFNGVLQEIPMQRTIKALCEFKQIALKYKSKKILCVATSAVRDAPNAREFVARVKEACGIQIKVIDGQKEAFYGGIACANLLHKNSGITIDIGGGSTECALIEKGKIVELVSLDIGTIRIKELFLDKALDLKKARQFIQQEALKLPFKHKNAFGVGGTIRALSKVIMKRSDYPIESLHGYEMEVKKNLAFIEKIATFKEDKLRALGVNEERLDSIRSGALILAVILEILGTSMIITSGVGVREGVFLSDMLRHHHHKFPPNINPSLISLKDRFLPHEKHSLEVRKECARLFEVLRPLHKISEEYLFHLKIAGELASMGKILNFYVAHKHSAYFILNALNYGFSHRDRAIICLLAQFSHKKIPKDNSIAHMSEIMPDILTLQWLSFILSLAESLRIVSSEKLHYKLEKNKLIIQVNEEFYLAKEQLFKLIKPIPFQIEFI, from the coding sequence ATGGCAAAAATCACAACCGTGATTGACATAGGCTCTAATTCTGTGCGCCTAGCGGTGTTTAAGAAGACGAGTCAATTTGGATTTTATTTGCTTTTTGAGGCAAAGTCTAGGGTGCGCATTTCTGAAGGGTGCTATGCTTTTAATGGGGTTTTGCAAGAAATTCCTATGCAACGCACTATTAAGGCTTTGTGTGAATTTAAGCAGATTGCCTTGAAATATAAAAGCAAGAAGATTTTATGTGTAGCCACAAGCGCTGTGCGTGATGCGCCTAATGCAAGAGAGTTTGTAGCTAGAGTTAAAGAGGCTTGTGGCATACAAATTAAAGTCATTGATGGGCAAAAAGAGGCGTTTTATGGGGGGATTGCATGTGCGAACTTATTGCATAAAAATTCGGGCATTACCATAGATATTGGAGGGGGTAGCACGGAGTGTGCCTTGATAGAAAAAGGTAAGATTGTAGAGCTAGTTTCATTAGATATTGGCACCATACGCATTAAAGAATTGTTTTTGGATAAAGCATTGGATTTAAAGAAAGCAAGACAATTTATCCAGCAAGAGGCTTTAAAATTACCCTTTAAACATAAAAATGCTTTTGGGGTAGGTGGCACAATTAGAGCGCTTAGCAAAGTAATTATGAAACGCTCTGATTATCCTATAGAATCTTTGCATGGCTATGAAATGGAAGTAAAAAAGAATCTTGCTTTCATTGAAAAAATTGCCACTTTTAAAGAAGATAAATTGCGAGCCTTAGGGGTGAATGAAGAGCGCCTAGATAGCATTAGAAGTGGGGCATTGATTTTAGCAGTGATTTTAGAAATCTTAGGGACTTCTATGATTATTACAAGTGGTGTGGGGGTAAGAGAGGGGGTATTTTTAAGCGATATGTTGCGCCATCACCATCATAAATTCCCCCCCAATATTAATCCTTCTCTCATTTCTTTAAAAGATAGGTTTTTACCTCACGAAAAGCATAGTCTTGAAGTAAGGAAAGAATGCGCTAGATTGTTTGAAGTCTTGCGCCCCTTGCATAAAATCAGCGAAGAATATTTATTCCATTTAAAAATTGCTGGCGAGTTAGCTAGTATGGGGAAAATTTTAAACTTTTATGTGGCTCATAAGCATAGCGCTTATTTTATTTTAAACGCTTTAAACTATGGTTTTAGCCATAGGGATAGGGCTATTATTTGTCTTTTAGCACAATTTAGTCATAAAAAAATCCCCAAAGATAATTCAATCGCTCATATGAGTGAAATTATGCCAGATATTTTAACTTTGCAATGGTTGAGTTTTATTTTATCTTTAGCTGAGAGTTTGCGTATTGTCTCTAGTGAAAAACTACACTATAAGTTAGAAAAAAATAAGTTAATTATTCAGGTTAATGAAGAATTTTACTTGGCTAAAGAACAACTTTTTAAACTCATTAAACCCATTCCTTTTCAAATAGAGTTTATTTGA
- a CDS encoding membrane protein produces the protein MHNSYILPKPKYLVSKLSKIWIFYLILSFGVVFGLVWFVKNATKHTNSNATTLETQELIYRHEISRLQVKTTQTLQLIKEAKKRLDYNDNVKDILQGLLNIVPDSITISSVEMGQQNIVIKGKTPSKEAFYFLFQNKLNSMFDYSQAEFFPLSDGWYNFVSTSSSNTALIKNP, from the coding sequence ATGCATAATAGTTATATTCTTCCAAAACCTAAATATCTTGTCAGTAAGCTTTCTAAGATTTGGATTTTTTATCTTATATTGTCTTTTGGAGTTGTTTTTGGTCTAGTATGGTTTGTTAAGAATGCTACTAAGCATACCAATAGTAATGCCACTACCTTAGAGACTCAAGAGCTTATTTATCGTCATGAAATCAGTCGTTTGCAAGTTAAGACCACTCAAACATTGCAGTTGATTAAAGAAGCTAAAAAGCGTTTGGATTATAATGACAATGTTAAAGATATTTTGCAGGGACTTTTAAATATTGTGCCAGATTCTATTACGATTAGCTCAGTTGAAATGGGGCAACAAAATATTGTCATTAAGGGGAAAACCCCCTCTAAAGAGGCGTTTTATTTTTTATTTCAAAACAAGCTTAATTCTATGTTTGATTATTCTCAAGCAGAATTTTTCCCCCTAAGTGATGGGTGGTATAATTTTGTTTCTACAAGCTCTTCAAACACTGCTTTGATAAAAAATCCTTGA
- a CDS encoding tetratricopeptide repeat protein — protein sequence MKIKFKKKILASLLLMQMPFYLNADALSEDHEILLSSDAFHRGDFATAQKGYMSLYKRTNKVVYAKEAAISAASLGDIKTAMHLAMLYEKITNNHNDVSINKILVDGYAQMGQIDKAIELLKKIRKEEKTINTDNVLGTLYLSQKNIDKAFPLLNKFYNQVHDEDSLEKIITIYFIQNRKKDALDLLQSHIDKYGCSEQLCQKAFNTFTQFNELNLAKTTFARLYEKNPIVQNAQLYIGVLILLKEFDKAQQIAELFPFDRRLLLDLYTAQKKFALASKQASLIYQEKKDPKFLGLEVVYHYEALSMKNKKITKEEMMPMISKLQQAVLEREQYLAKNKGKQDLQDAFFYNFLGYSLIDYSLDIKKGMEYVKKALAIEPSSALYLDSLAWGYYKLNNCQEAQKIFSQISKERIQSEAELREHNKAIQACKKQ from the coding sequence ATGAAAATTAAATTTAAAAAAAAGATTTTAGCCAGCTTGTTACTTATGCAAATGCCTTTTTATTTGAATGCTGATGCTCTTTCAGAAGATCATGAAATTTTATTGAGTTCTGATGCCTTTCATAGGGGGGATTTTGCCACCGCTCAAAAAGGCTATATGAGTCTTTATAAACGCACTAATAAGGTTGTTTATGCTAAAGAGGCTGCTATTTCAGCAGCAAGCTTAGGGGATATTAAGACTGCTATGCACTTAGCTATGCTATATGAAAAAATTACTAATAATCATAACGATGTTTCTATTAATAAGATTTTAGTTGATGGCTACGCTCAAATGGGGCAAATTGATAAGGCGATTGAATTATTAAAAAAGATTCGCAAAGAAGAAAAAACTATCAATACGGATAATGTTCTAGGGACTTTGTATTTAAGTCAAAAAAATATTGACAAGGCTTTCCCTTTGTTAAATAAATTTTATAATCAAGTGCATGATGAAGATAGCCTAGAAAAAATTATTACCATTTATTTCATACAAAATCGCAAAAAAGATGCCCTAGATTTATTGCAATCACATATTGATAAATATGGTTGTTCAGAGCAATTATGCCAAAAAGCTTTTAATACTTTCACACAATTTAATGAGCTTAATTTAGCCAAAACTACTTTTGCTCGTTTGTATGAAAAAAACCCTATTGTTCAAAATGCCCAGCTTTACATAGGAGTATTAATCTTATTAAAAGAGTTTGATAAGGCGCAACAAATTGCTGAGTTATTTCCTTTTGATAGGCGTTTATTGTTAGATTTATACACCGCACAAAAGAAATTTGCACTAGCCTCTAAGCAAGCAAGCTTGATTTATCAAGAGAAGAAAGACCCTAAATTTTTAGGATTAGAGGTAGTTTATCATTATGAAGCTTTGAGTATGAAAAATAAGAAAATCACCAAAGAAGAGATGATGCCTATGATTTCAAAATTGCAACAAGCTGTTTTAGAAAGAGAGCAATATTTAGCTAAAAATAAAGGGAAACAAGACTTGCAAGACGCATTTTTCTATAATTTTTTAGGGTATTCTTTAATTGACTATAGTTTAGATATTAAAAAGGGCATGGAATATGTTAAAAAAGCCTTAGCAATAGAGCCTAGCTCAGCATTATACTTGGATTCTTTAGCATGGGGATATTACAAGCTTAATAATTGCCAAGAGGCTCAAAAAATCTTTTCTCAAATCTCTAAAGAGCGCATTCAATCAGAGGCTGAGCTAAGAGAGCATAATAAGGCTATCCAAGCTTGTAAAAAACAATAA
- the waaC gene encoding lipopolysaccharide heptosyltransferase I, with protein sequence MKIAIVRLSALGDIIVSAVFLSYIKQYLPNAQIEWFVDEKFSAILEHSPYIDKLHPIAFKKTLKSLNPFKIFKLFKSLKSHEYDLVIDMQGLIKSALIAKFLKAPKKVGFDYNSAKEGLSALFYSQKVTIAYSEHILKRNFTLISQALNLPRIEMLESLLTRAKVFSYQNSLQIKELNESKPKILFVLETSKINKTYPLGRFKELALMLESFQICLLWHADENKATMLYNTLKNQCDILLLPKLSLNEVKALLVRVDLIIGGDTGITHLAWAMQRPSITLYGNTPMERFKLESKDNISLSSNSKASYDKNDFSIQDIEPIIIKEKVIQILKDKHDL encoded by the coding sequence TTGAAAATTGCAATTGTGCGCCTTTCGGCATTAGGGGATATTATTGTGAGTGCGGTGTTCTTGTCCTATATAAAACAATATTTGCCAAACGCACAAATTGAATGGTTTGTAGATGAAAAATTTAGTGCGATTTTAGAGCATTCCCCTTATATTGATAAATTACACCCCATAGCTTTTAAAAAGACTTTAAAATCCCTTAATCCTTTTAAGATTTTCAAACTTTTTAAATCCTTGAAATCCCATGAATACGACTTAGTAATTGATATGCAGGGCTTAATAAAATCCGCTCTCATTGCCAAATTTTTAAAAGCCCCTAAAAAAGTCGGCTTTGATTATAATTCAGCAAAAGAAGGTTTGAGTGCGTTATTTTATTCACAAAAAGTAACCATAGCCTATAGCGAGCATATTTTAAAACGCAATTTCACGCTTATTTCTCAAGCTTTAAATTTGCCTAGAATAGAAATGTTAGAGAGTTTATTGACTAGGGCTAAAGTGTTTTCTTATCAAAATTCCCTTCAAATCAAGGAATTGAATGAGAGTAAGCCAAAAATCCTTTTTGTTTTAGAAACTTCCAAAATCAATAAAACTTATCCTTTAGGGCGCTTTAAAGAACTTGCTTTAATGTTAGAAAGTTTTCAAATTTGTTTGTTATGGCATGCTGATGAAAATAAAGCCACTATGCTCTATAACACTCTAAAAAATCAATGCGATATTTTATTACTTCCTAAACTCAGCTTAAACGAAGTCAAGGCATTGCTTGTTAGAGTGGATTTAATTATTGGAGGCGATACGGGTATCACACATTTAGCATGGGCTATGCAAAGACCTAGTATCACCCTTTATGGTAATACGCCTATGGAGCGTTTTAAATTAGAGAGCAAAGATAATATATCTTTAAGCTCTAACTCTAAGGCATCTTATGATAAGAATGATTTTTCTATTCAAGACATAGAACCTATAATAATTAAAGAAAAGGTAATTCAAATATTAAAGGACAAGCATGACTTATAA
- a CDS encoding YfhL family 4Fe-4S dicluster ferredoxin, which yields MSLLVSDECIACDACREECPSEAIEEGDPIYNIDPDRCTECYGYYDEPSCVSVCPVDAIQPDPNNTESVEELKYKYESLQEQD from the coding sequence ATGTCTTTATTGGTGAGCGATGAATGTATTGCTTGTGATGCGTGTAGAGAGGAATGCCCTAGTGAAGCAATTGAAGAGGGTGATCCTATTTATAATATTGACCCAGATAGATGCACAGAGTGCTATGGGTATTATGATGAGCCAAGCTGTGTGAGTGTGTGTCCTGTAGATGCTATCCAACCAGACCCTAACAACACAGAAAGTGTGGAAGAATTAAAATATAAATATGAGAGTTTGCAAGAGCAAGACTAG